CTGCAGGCGGCCTTCACGGGCCTCTGCCCATTGGCGATGGCGCTGAAGCGGTACGGCGCCAAATCAGGCGCCGCCTTCTAGACGTCATCGATGTTCAGCATGGGTGCGTTGATCGTTCGCAGCGCGCTTAAGTGAAGACTTTGGATCGTGAGCGACGAAGGGCAGATGATGGCGTCCGATTGGGTCGACGAAACGCCTTCCTTGCGCAGCCTTGACGCTGCGACGAAGACTCTTCTGCGCGACTCGGTCGTGCGCAAGCAAATCCCGCGCGGCGCGGTGCTGTTTCGGCCGGGCGATCAATGCGTCCATTTTCCGCTGATCGTCTCTGGCTCCGTGCGGGTGCAGCGGGTGACCGAATCGGGCCGGGAAATCGTGCTCTATAGGGTCGGCGCGAACGAAACCTGCATTCTGACGACAGCCTCGCTGCTCTCGGACGACGCCTACGCGGCCGAGGGGGTCGCCGAAACTGACGTCATCGCCTATGTCGTGCCCGCCGATCGCTTCAACGCGCTGATGAACACGTCCGAAGGTTTCCGTGCGCTGGTGTTCGAGGGCTACGGCAAGCGTCTCGCCACGCTAATGTCGCGCATCGAGGAAATCGTGTGCACGCGCATCAATGTTCGTTTGGCCGAACGTCTTCTCGCGCTGCGCGGCGCAGGCGACAAGATCGCCGCCACGCAGCAGGCGCTCGCCGCTGATCTCGGCACCGCGCGCGAAGTCGTCGGCCGCACGCTGAAAGCATTTGAGCGCTGCGGCTGGGTAAAATTGTCGCGCGGCGGCGCCGAGATCATCAATCTGGCGGCATTGCGTTCGCTCTGCGACGCACAGCGTGACTAAGTCGCGGACATACGCGCGACAAGCGTGCATGTCGTCGCCAACGAGCGCAACCGTCAGCGCGAAACATTGTGCGCGCAGAGCGCATGGGAGGACGTAAATGGCTCACATCGTCATCATGGGCGCGGGGATCGGCGGCGTGGCCGCGGCGATCGAGGTCCGCGAGGGACTTACCAAACAACATCAGGTCACGGTCGTCTCGGATCTCGAGAATTTCCAGTTCACGCCGTCCAACCCGTGGCTCGCGGTGCAATGGCGCAAGCCGGAAGAACTCAAGGTTCCGCTCGCGCCTGTCTTCAAGAAGAAGAAGATCAATTTCATTCCGGTGGGCGCGAAGCGCGTTCTGCCTGACGAAAACCGTCTCGAACTGCAGAATGGCGAGAGCGTCGCCTACGACTATCTCGTCATTGCGACCGGGCCGAAACTTGCCTTTGAGGAATTGCCCGGACTTGGACCTCACGGCGGACACACGCATTCGATCTGCACCCTGCAACATGCCGAGATCGCATCGAAAGCCTATGAGGAGTTCTGCAAGAATCCCGGCCCGATCATCATCGGCGCGGCGCCCGGCGTCTCATGTTTTGGTCCGGCGTATGAATACGCCATGATCCTTTCCACCGATCTGCGTCGGCGCGGCATCCGCGACAAGGTGCCGATGACGTATATCACGTCCGAGCCCTATGTCGGCCATCTGGGCCTGGGCGGCGTCGGCGATACGAAGGGAATGCTCGAATCGGAGTTCCGCGATCGCGACATCAAATGGATCGTCAACGCCAAGACGACCGCCATCGAACCCGGCCTTCTCAAATGCGCCGAGCTCGACGACCAGGGACAGGTCAAGAAAGAGCACGAAGTGCCGTTCAAATTCGCCATGGTGATGCCGGCCTTCAAAGGCGTCGACGCGCTGATGGGCGTCGAGGGACTGGTCAATCCGCGCGGCTTCGTCATCATCGACAAGAATCAACGCAATCCGAAGTACCGAAATGTTTTCGGCGTCGGCGTCTGCGTCGCCATCCCGCCTGTCGAGGCGACGCCGGTGCCGACGGGCACGCCGAAGACCGGCTATATGATCGAGTCGATGGTGACGGCGACGGCGCATAATATCGCCGCGCTGATCGCGGGGCGCGAAGCAAAGGAAGAAGGCACGTGGAATGCGGTTTGCTTGGCGGATTTCGGCGACAAGGGCGTCGCCTTCGTCGCAAAGCCGCAGATTCCGCCGCGTAACGTCAATTGGTCGAGCGAGGGACGGTGGGTGCATCTCGCCAAGATCGCCTATGAGAAATACTTCCTGCGCAAGGTCCGCAAGGGACAGAGCGAGCCTGTCTATGAGCGCTACATCATGAAACTGCTCGGCATCGAACGGCTGCGCCGCGCCCTGTCATAAGACTGCGCCGCAGCCATGCAACGCTAGGGGACATGCAACGCTAGGGGATGAGTCGATGCGCACAAGGCGATTAGGACGCGAGATCGCTATCGCGCTTGGGTTCAAGTTGCTGGCGCTCGTCGCGCTCTACGTTGTGTTCTTCGGCCCCGCGCATCGCATTAAGGTGACGCCGGCGCAGATGGCGGAAGCGCTGTCCGCCACTGCGCCGCGTTGACATCGATCAGGAGTTCAAAATGTTCGAATTCGACGTCGTCACCCTCTCGCGCCTGCAATTCGCGCTGACGGCGATGTATCACTTCCTGTTCGTGCCGCTGACGCTGGGCCTCGCGCTGCTGCTCGCGATCATGGAAAGCGTCTATGTGATGACCGGACGAAAAGTCTGGAAAGAGGCGACGCAGTTCTGGGGCACGCTGTTTGGCATCAATTTCGCCATGGGCGTCGCCACCGGCGTCACCATGGAATTTCAGTTCGGCACCAATTGGGCCTATTACTCCCACTACGTCGGCGACATTTTCGGCGCGCCGCTCGCCATCGAAGGATTGATGGCGTTCTTCCTCGAAGCGACCTTCGTCGGCCTGTTCTTCTTCGGCTGGAATCGCTTGAGCAAGGTGCAGCATCTTATCGTCACCTGGCTCGTCGCGCTCGGCGCGAATTTCTCGGCGCTGTGGATTCTCGTCGCCAACGCCTGGATGCAGAATCCGGTCGGCGCGGCGTTTAATCCGCAGACCATGCGCATGGAGCTGACCTCCTTCACGGAGGTGCTGTTCAATCCCGTCGCGCAGTCGAAATTCGTGCACACGGTCAGCGCCGGCTATGTCACCGGCGCGATGTTCGTCCTGTCGATCGGCGCCTATTACATCCTGCGCCGCCGTCATGTCGATATCGCCCGCCGCTCGCTCACCGTCGCCGCGAGCTTCGGCCTCGCCTCCGCGCTTTCGGTCGTCGTGCTCGGCGACGAGAGCGGCTACACCGCGGGCGAGAACCAGAAGATGAAGATCGCGGCGATCGAGGCGATGTGGGAAACCGAGCCGCCGCCGGCGTCTTTCACCCTCTTCGGCATTCCCGATCTCAAGAGCGAAACGACGAAATACGAGATCAAAATTCCCTGGGTCTTGGGCCTGATCGCGACGCGTTCGCTCGATAAGCCCGTAGAAGGCGTGAAGGCGCTGGTCGAACGTTCCGAAGAGCGCATCCGCAACGGCATGGCCGGCTATCAATGGCTGGCGAAGGAAGGCGGCCATCCCAACGCCGCGGTTCCGCCGGAGCTCGAAGCCTCAATGCGCGACGTGGGGCATTCGCTGCTGGTCAAGCGCATCAGGCCCGATATCGAGAATGCGACCGACACGCAGATTCATGAAGCGGCGCTGTCGACGATCCCCGACGTGCCGGTGTTGTTCTGGTCGTTCCGCATCATGGTGGCGCTGGGGTTCTATTTCATCGCGCTCTTCGCCGTCGCTTTCTATCTCTCCAGCCGGCGACGCTGCGGAAATCCTTGGTTCCTGCGCATGACCATGTATAGCTTGCCCTTGCCATGGGTCGCCGCCGAACTCGGCTGGATCGTCGCCGAATATGGCCGGCAGCCGTGGATCATCGACGCGACAATGCCGACGTTCCTCGGCGTCTCCAACATCCCCGCGTCGAATGTCGCGGCGAGCCTCGCGGCCTTCGTGTTGTTCTACAGCGCGCTCGCCGTCGTGGATGTCGCGCTCATCGTCAAATATGTCCGCATCGGCCCGCGGGAGGAGGCCGAGCCGCAGCGCTCAGGCGCGCCCGTGCTTCCCGCGCCGTCGCCGGCGCAAACCCGATAGGAAAGGCGACAGCGATGTTCGACTATATGACGCTTCGCCTCATCTGGTGGGCGATTCTCGGCGTGCTGCTCGTGGGCTTCGCCATCCTGGACGGTTTCGACATTGGCGTCGCCATGCTGCATCCTTTCGTTGCGCGCAATGACACGCAGCGGCGCGTGACGTTGAACACGATCGGTCCCGTCTGGGAAGGCAATCAGGTCTGGTTCATTCTCGGCGGCGGCGCCGTCTTCGCGGCCTGGCCGCCGCTTTATGCGGTGTCCTTCTCCGGCTTCTATCTTGCAATGCTGCTGGTGCTGATCGGTCTCATTCTACGGCCGGTGGCGATCACCTTCCGCGACAAAAGACCGGAGTCCGGCTGGCGCGAAACATGGGACTGGCTCTTCTTCGTCTCCGGTTTTGTCCCCGCGCTGATTTTCGGCGTCGCCTTCGGCAATCTTCTGCAGGGCGTTCCCTTCCATTTCGATCAGGCGCTGCGCGCGACCTATGAGGGCGGCCTCCTTGGTCTACTTAATCCCTTCGCCTTGCTCTGCGGCCTCGTGAGCGTGGCGATGCTCACGATGCAGGGCGCCGCCTGGCTGAGCGTGAAAAGCGAGGGCGAGGTTTCCGTCCGCGCCCGCCGATCTGGCGCGCTCGCGGCGCTCCTGCTTGTTCTGCTCATTTCCGCTGCGGGACTATGGACCATGCTGGGCGTCGAAGGATTTCGCATCGACGGCGTCATCGAACATGCAGGGCCTTCGAATCCGCTGGCGAAGTCGGTGACGCGAGAAGCCGGCGCCTGGCTCGACAATTACCGCGCCTACCCCTGGATGATCGCTGCGCCCGCGCTGGCGTATACGGGCGCGCTCGTTGCGGCGTTGGCCTTCGCCTTCTCGGCGGGCAGGATCGCGTTTCTCGCCAGCAGTCTTTCGGTCTCGGGCGTCGCGACCATGGCGGGCTTCAGCATGTTCCCGTTCCTGCTGCCGTCATCGACCCACCCGAGCCAAAGCCTGACGGTCTGGGACGCGTCGTCGAGCAAAGCGACGCTCTCGCTCATGCTCATCGCGGTGATCGTCTTTCTGCCGATCGTCCTTGCCTACACCAGCTGGGTCTACTACGTGCTGCGCGGCGCTGTGAGCGAGGCGGCGATCCGTCGCGGCGACGATTACTATTATTGAGCGGGAGAAAACGCGGCATGTGGTATTTTTCCTGGATCCTAGGGCTGGGGCTCGCTTGCGCCTTCGCCATTCTCAACGCGATGTGGCTCGAGCTCGACGACGACGACAGGCAGAAATAGCCGCTCGCGCCCTGAGCGAGACTTAGTCGCTGTGCGATCTCGCGCGAGGCGATAGCCTGACATTACGATCGCCGCAGAGAAGGGAGCTAGTCATGGTAGCCAATATCGGAAGGACCGATCGGATCATCCGCATCGTCGCCGGTCTCCTCTTGCTCAGCCTCGTCTTCATCGGTCCGCAGACGTTGTGGGGACTGGTCGGGCTCATCCCGCTGACCACGGCCTTCGTCAACTTCTGCCCCGCTTATAAGCTTTTGGGCATGGATACGCTCGGCAAGTAAGTCGGCAAGTAACTCTGAAAGTAATCCATCTCGCGCACAGGCCACAGCGCGAAGATG
This window of the Methylocystis hirsuta genome carries:
- a CDS encoding Crp/Fnr family transcriptional regulator — its product is MSDEGQMMASDWVDETPSLRSLDAATKTLLRDSVVRKQIPRGAVLFRPGDQCVHFPLIVSGSVRVQRVTESGREIVLYRVGANETCILTTASLLSDDAYAAEGVAETDVIAYVVPADRFNALMNTSEGFRALVFEGYGKRLATLMSRIEEIVCTRINVRLAERLLALRGAGDKIAATQQALAADLGTAREVVGRTLKAFERCGWVKLSRGGAEIINLAALRSLCDAQRD
- a CDS encoding NAD(P)/FAD-dependent oxidoreductase; translated protein: MAHIVIMGAGIGGVAAAIEVREGLTKQHQVTVVSDLENFQFTPSNPWLAVQWRKPEELKVPLAPVFKKKKINFIPVGAKRVLPDENRLELQNGESVAYDYLVIATGPKLAFEELPGLGPHGGHTHSICTLQHAEIASKAYEEFCKNPGPIIIGAAPGVSCFGPAYEYAMILSTDLRRRGIRDKVPMTYITSEPYVGHLGLGGVGDTKGMLESEFRDRDIKWIVNAKTTAIEPGLLKCAELDDQGQVKKEHEVPFKFAMVMPAFKGVDALMGVEGLVNPRGFVIIDKNQRNPKYRNVFGVGVCVAIPPVEATPVPTGTPKTGYMIESMVTATAHNIAALIAGREAKEEGTWNAVCLADFGDKGVAFVAKPQIPPRNVNWSSEGRWVHLAKIAYEKYFLRKVRKGQSEPVYERYIMKLLGIERLRRALS
- the cydP gene encoding cytochrome oxidase putative small subunit CydP; translation: MRTRRLGREIAIALGFKLLALVALYVVFFGPAHRIKVTPAQMAEALSATAPR
- a CDS encoding cytochrome ubiquinol oxidase subunit I yields the protein MFEFDVVTLSRLQFALTAMYHFLFVPLTLGLALLLAIMESVYVMTGRKVWKEATQFWGTLFGINFAMGVATGVTMEFQFGTNWAYYSHYVGDIFGAPLAIEGLMAFFLEATFVGLFFFGWNRLSKVQHLIVTWLVALGANFSALWILVANAWMQNPVGAAFNPQTMRMELTSFTEVLFNPVAQSKFVHTVSAGYVTGAMFVLSIGAYYILRRRHVDIARRSLTVAASFGLASALSVVVLGDESGYTAGENQKMKIAAIEAMWETEPPPASFTLFGIPDLKSETTKYEIKIPWVLGLIATRSLDKPVEGVKALVERSEERIRNGMAGYQWLAKEGGHPNAAVPPELEASMRDVGHSLLVKRIRPDIENATDTQIHEAALSTIPDVPVLFWSFRIMVALGFYFIALFAVAFYLSSRRRCGNPWFLRMTMYSLPLPWVAAELGWIVAEYGRQPWIIDATMPTFLGVSNIPASNVAASLAAFVLFYSALAVVDVALIVKYVRIGPREEAEPQRSGAPVLPAPSPAQTR
- the cydB gene encoding cytochrome d ubiquinol oxidase subunit II yields the protein MFDYMTLRLIWWAILGVLLVGFAILDGFDIGVAMLHPFVARNDTQRRVTLNTIGPVWEGNQVWFILGGGAVFAAWPPLYAVSFSGFYLAMLLVLIGLILRPVAITFRDKRPESGWRETWDWLFFVSGFVPALIFGVAFGNLLQGVPFHFDQALRATYEGGLLGLLNPFALLCGLVSVAMLTMQGAAWLSVKSEGEVSVRARRSGALAALLLVLLISAAGLWTMLGVEGFRIDGVIEHAGPSNPLAKSVTREAGAWLDNYRAYPWMIAAPALAYTGALVAALAFAFSAGRIAFLASSLSVSGVATMAGFSMFPFLLPSSTHPSQSLTVWDASSSKATLSLMLIAVIVFLPIVLAYTSWVYYVLRGAVSEAAIRRGDDYYY
- the cydX gene encoding cytochrome bd-I oxidase subunit CydX; this encodes MWYFSWILGLGLACAFAILNAMWLELDDDDRQK
- a CDS encoding YgaP family membrane protein codes for the protein MVANIGRTDRIIRIVAGLLLLSLVFIGPQTLWGLVGLIPLTTAFVNFCPAYKLLGMDTLGK